The Niallia alba genome includes a window with the following:
- a CDS encoding metallophosphoesterase family protein — protein sequence MVVMMDLPLILSGPMVRRVEVTSAYLWIALSEKYRLNAKVYSIEINPETGEYDYQPISIQSDAQIFRLGKKVYVYLIKIQPNSKILPSQTLLGYNIELKKGKRSYDLSDFGLLSPTHPASICYGNLQYPTFFIPARDQSNILYGSCRKLHGIGKDALSLGDEKLQEYYFQLEKRPNALFLTGDQIYADDVPAPVAPFLSALGKQLIGKEEPLKELCKDFNSKSLQTAFSQLNGRKELIKKYCQFTSRKADNHLMTLGEYAAMYIMNWNPEIWELANKAGYLKDFDDYLVDDEIYIDSDKEQPKEYGRKINIIRKEFNQQQKDMERFQQYLPKVRRLLANIPIYMIFDDHDVTDDWNITKEWQEKVASSPLGNHVIANALTAYWAFQGWGNNPEAFPLSFFTKIGNYIKRLKVHTLAYTEWLQTILTFRSWSYVAPTNPRSLILDTRTQRAYPAERTYVIGNVLKQRTNGPNLIRKKEWNHLSELLFSSGWQTQTPLVIISATPLYGVHLIESFLKNFILPLTNILPSLQKSLDLEWWKFNGRGFSFFHQQIAEWNPSNCIILSGDAHMASSIAVEVYFQQQKKRSLHQFTSSPIKNQSFDGLSGMALKSILHFRKSSTKQQKMSRYCGNDYVIHEKEASASFLWKEIISHQVLANGSMIDTKNNLGWLAFNKDSFRHSFLKK from the coding sequence ATGGTGGTAATGATGGATCTGCCGTTAATTTTGTCTGGGCCGATGGTGCGTAGGGTGGAGGTAACCTCCGCCTATCTTTGGATTGCTTTAAGTGAAAAATACCGATTGAACGCTAAGGTTTACTCCATTGAAATAAATCCAGAAACAGGGGAATATGATTATCAACCAATTAGTATCCAGTCGGATGCGCAAATCTTTCGCTTAGGAAAAAAAGTATATGTATATTTGATCAAAATCCAGCCTAACTCCAAAATCCTTCCTTCTCAAACTTTGTTAGGATACAATATTGAACTAAAAAAAGGGAAACGAAGCTATGATTTAAGTGACTTTGGCTTGCTGTCCCCAACACATCCCGCTTCTATTTGTTATGGAAATTTACAATACCCCACTTTTTTTATTCCAGCAAGGGATCAATCAAACATCTTATATGGTTCCTGTCGTAAACTACATGGAATTGGCAAGGATGCGTTAAGCTTAGGAGACGAAAAACTGCAGGAATACTATTTTCAGTTAGAAAAAAGACCAAATGCACTTTTTCTGACAGGTGACCAAATTTATGCAGATGATGTCCCAGCGCCAGTCGCTCCTTTCTTATCTGCATTAGGTAAGCAACTGATAGGTAAGGAGGAACCGTTAAAGGAATTATGCAAGGACTTTAATAGCAAATCCCTCCAAACAGCCTTCAGCCAGTTAAATGGAAGAAAAGAACTAATAAAGAAATACTGCCAGTTTACTTCAAGGAAGGCTGATAATCACCTTATGACACTGGGTGAGTATGCGGCAATGTATATCATGAACTGGAATCCTGAAATTTGGGAGCTGGCAAACAAGGCGGGGTATTTGAAAGATTTTGATGACTATTTAGTAGATGACGAGATTTATATAGATAGTGATAAAGAACAACCAAAAGAGTATGGAAGAAAAATCAATATAATAAGGAAAGAATTTAATCAGCAGCAAAAAGATATGGAAAGGTTCCAGCAATATCTGCCAAAGGTGCGCCGTTTATTGGCAAATATCCCGATTTATATGATATTTGATGACCATGATGTAACAGATGATTGGAATATAACAAAAGAGTGGCAGGAAAAAGTAGCGAGTTCGCCGCTTGGAAATCATGTCATTGCTAATGCTTTAACTGCTTATTGGGCTTTTCAAGGCTGGGGTAATAATCCGGAAGCTTTCCCTCTTTCTTTTTTCACAAAAATAGGAAACTATATAAAAAGGTTAAAAGTACACACATTAGCATATACAGAGTGGCTTCAGACGATATTAACCTTTCGTTCATGGAGTTATGTAGCACCAACAAATCCGAGAAGCCTCATATTAGACACTCGAACACAACGAGCTTATCCAGCAGAACGGACCTATGTTATTGGAAATGTCCTAAAGCAGCGGACAAACGGACCGAATTTAATCCGGAAAAAGGAATGGAATCATTTATCAGAACTATTATTTTCAAGTGGATGGCAAACGCAAACGCCATTAGTCATCATCTCTGCGACTCCCTTATACGGGGTTCATTTGATTGAGTCCTTTCTAAAAAATTTCATTCTGCCTCTTACGAATATCCTTCCTTCTCTGCAAAAAAGTTTAGATTTGGAATGGTGGAAATTTAACGGAAGAGGTTTTTCCTTTTTCCATCAACAAATAGCTGAATGGAATCCAAGCAATTGCATAATTCTTTCTGGAGATGCCCATATGGCTTCTTCGATTGCGGTAGAGGTATATTTTCAGCAGCAAAAAAAACGAAGTCTTCATCAATTTACAAGCAGTCCCATAAAAAATCAGTCTTTTGATGGATTATCTGGAATGGCATTAAAAAGCATTCTTCACTTTAGAAAGAGTAGTACAAAGCAACAGAAAATGTCGCGATATTGCGGGAATGATTATGTAATTCATGAAAAAGAG